A region of the Nitrospirota bacterium genome:
CTGGAAGACGCGCGGCTTTTGTCCGGCCTTTATACTTCAGCGTTCATCATTGTCGGTGCAAGTCGGGGCGTAGCGCAGCCTGGTAGCGCGTCTGGTTTGGGACCAGAAAGTCCCCGGTTCAAATCCGGGCGCCCCGACCAAGAAAAAGGTGACGCGTGATGGGTGACGGGTGACAGGCAAACATGGACAGAGGACCTCTCCTCCCATTCTTCTCCAACACTTCGCACGTCACGCATCACTTGTCACGTTCCCAGCCGCGCCCGTAGCTCAGTTGGATAGAGCACCGGCCTTCTAAGCCGGTTGTCGCAGGTTCGATTCCTGCCGGGCGCGCCAGCTCCTTCCCTTACACTTCCTGCTTGTGTTCAGCCTGTTCGGGCTGGTCCGTCTTGCTGTCAGACGGGTGGAGGCCGTACTTCCTGAGGAGCTTGTAGAAGTCGGCCCGGTACCGGCCGGCGATCTGTGCCGCGCGCGAAATGTTCCCGCCGGTGAGGCGCAGGATCTCCTTGAGGTAGTTCTTCTCGAACTCCTCCTTGGCCTCCGTCAGCGGCTTCGGCCCGGATTCGCCCTGCGCCGGGGCATAGTCGGGGATCAGGTCCGGCACGATCTGATCCTGCGTCGTCATGATCACGGCCTTCTCGATGGTGTTCTCCAGCTCCCGCACGTTGCCGGGCCAGGTGTGGACCATCAGCTTGTGCATCGCGTCCGGCAGGAAGCCGCGCACCTGCTTGTTCAGCCGCTTGGCGCTTTGCTGAAGGAAATGCTGCGCCAGAACCGGGATGTCGTCTCTCCGCTCGCGCAGCGGGGGAATCGCCAACGGGACGACCTGGATGCGATAGTACAGATCCTCGCGGAAGGCCCCCCCCTTGACCGCCTGGCCGAGGTCTTTGTTCGTGGCGGTGATGATGCGCACGTCCACCTTGGTCGGGCGCGTCGAGCCCACCTCAAAGACCTCGCGTTCCTGGATGGCCCGCAGGAGCTTGACCTGCAGGGACAGGGGGGTTTCCCCGATCTCGTCGAGGAACAGCGTGCCCCCGTCCGCGCTCTGGAACAGCCCGCGTTTCGCCTGGATGGCCCCGGTAAAGGCGCCCTTCGCGTGGCCGAAGAGCTCGCTCTCGATGAGCGTCTCCGGGATCGCTCCGCAATTGACCGGAACGAAGGGGCCGCGGGCGCGCCGGCTGTTGCAGTGGATCACCCGCGCGATGAGCTCCTTGCCGGTGCCGGTCTCGCCGGAGAGCGAGATCGTGGCGTCCGTGTCCGCGACTCTGGCCACCTGCTGGAGCAGGGTCTGCATCGGCGCGCTCCGGGCCACCACGTTCTCGAGCCCGTAGAGCTCCTTGACCAAGAGCTTGAGCCGCTGGATCTCCCGGCTCATCCGTTGCTGGGTCAGGGCCTTCTCGAGGTAGACCTTCAATTCCTTGTCGTCGAACGGCTTCGTGAGATAGCCGAAGGCGCCCTTCTGCATCGCCTCGACGGCGTTCGGGATGGAGCCGTGGGCGGTCAGGATCAGCACGGGCAGGTTGGGGTGGAGCCGGAGCAGCTCCTCCATCACCGTGAGCCCGTCCATGTCCCCGAGCCGCAGGTCGGTGATGGCGAGGTCGAAGACCGTGCGGCGCGCCTCGGCGAAGGCTTCTTCACCTTTGGTGCAGGCCGTGACCGAGAACCCCATAGCCGCCAGCCTCATCTTCAAGAGGGGCAGGAGGCCCTCGTCGTCGTCAACCAGAAGAATGCGTTCCCGTTCCGTCATAGAGGCCCTTACGGGAGACCGTCCTTCCCGGGATGGGGATGGAGGTCCGGCTTGGTGGACGGCTTTTTGGACCGGGCCTTTTCCTTCAGCTCCTGATCGATTTGTTTGAGGGCTTCGAGCTGCCTGGTCAGGTCTTCCACCTTTTTCTCCCTCGCCTTGACCTCTCGCTGCAACGTCTGCGCCGACGCGGCATCCGCCTCCAGGAAGTCCCGGACCAGTTGCTCGGTAGCCCGGCCGTAGGGGGTGTCCGGCCTTGCCATCGATGCTTCTTTCAGCAACCGCAACCAGGTCCGGCTCGAGTCGGCGAGAGGTCCGTTGGGGGCAATGGCCAGGACCTCCTGGAAGTGGCGTGCCGCTGACTCCCGGCTTTCATGGAGCGCGACCAGCGCCCGTGCGAAATGGGCCCGGTCGCAGGACCTGGTCTTGGCGCAGGTCGCGAGCCTGGCGTCCTGCTCGTGGGCGGCGGCCTGGTAAAACGCCGCCTCGCGCTGGCTGGGTATGAGGAAAGGCGCATTCGGGCGAGGAACGGTCTTCACCTCGCAGGCCGGGAGGCTGCCGGTCGCGGCTGCCAGCATGAACAACCAGACCACTCGCACCGGCTTCGCGCACCCCGGCTTTGCGTAACGGATCATGCAACGCTCCGCGGCTGGGTCAACGGCAGGGTAAACGTGACGGTCGTGCCCTTGCCGGGCTCGCTCTCGGCCCAGATCCGTCCCCCGTGCGCCTCCACGACCCGCTTGGCAAAGGCCAGCCCCAGTCCGCTGCCGGCGAGCTGGCTCCTGGCGGACGTGCGGCCCTGGTAGAACCGGTCGAAAATGTGGGGGAGGTCCTCCGACGGGATGCCGGCGCCCGTGTCCGACACGGACACCAGAACGAGGTTCTTTTTCCTGTCCATCTCGATGTGCAAACCCACGCAGGCCCCGTCCGGACTGAACTTGAGGGCGTTCGAGAGCAGGTTGTCCACGACCTGCTCGATTCGGGCCCCGTCCATCGGGACCCAGGTCCGCTCGTGCGGCGCCTCCGTGAGCAGTTGAATCCGCTTTCCCTCGGCCAGCAGGCGCACCTTGCCGACCGAATTCTCAGCCACCTGGGCCAGGTCCGTGAGCACGATCTGGTACTGCATCAGCCCGGCCTCGATCTTCGACAGGTCGAGCAGCGTGGAAATGAGACGGATCAATCGCTGGCTGCTGTCCTGCATGATCTGCAGGGTCTCGCGCTGGTTGGGGCTGAGCGGGCCGGGGATCTCGTCGAGCAGCAGATGCGTTCCCTCCCGGATGGAGGCCAGCGGGGTCCGCAGCTCGTGGGAGATATGGGCGAGGAAGTCGGCTTTCATGTCGTCCAACTCCTGCAGCTTCTTCCCCATCCAGTTGACGGTCTCCACCAACTCGCGCAGGTCGCTCGGGGCCTCGACCTGCACGGTCTCGCCGAACTTGCCCTGGCCGATCTGCCTGATGTGGTCCTGGACCCGGCGGAGCGGCCGCAGGATGCTGTAGCTGGCGACGGCGGCCAACCCCAGCCCCAGCAGGATGGCGACGACGACCAGCCGGCGCATGATGGCCTCCGCCTGAGCGGACCTGGTGCGAGACTCGTTCACGACGGTGCGCATCAGGGCCTCGTGCAGGCCCACGTAGGCGTCGAGGCTGTCGGCGACGCCGTCCACGAGCGCATCCCGGCGGCTGGTATACCGGTCGTCGGGCAAGGAGGCACGGGGCAGGGGCCGCGGCGTCGCTTCGCGCAGGAGGCGCCGGTAAGCCTCATACAGCCGTTGCGTCTTGCCGAGCAGTTGCTGGCCCTCTTGCGCCGGGTCCTGCTGCAGCAGGGTTGAGAGGTTCCTGGTGAACTCCGCCGCCTCCTCGTCGAATTCCCTGAGAAAGACCTCGTCGTGCAAGACCCAGAACTTCTTCTCGCTCCGGAGCTGAGCGTACAGGCTGGAGGTGAGGCGCTTGGCCGACTCGATCGCTGGCGTGTGGTAGGCGACCAGATCCGTGCTCAAGGAGGTCAGTTGCCGGAGTTGGAGCAGGGCGTAGACGTTGACCCCTGCCACCACCAGAATAATGGTCAAGGAACCGAGGGCCAGACGCCAGAAGAGCGAAAGGCGCATCACGTACCCCCGAACGGCAGCGAGAAGGGGAAACAATCTGACTGTTCCGCTCTCCTTGATGTAGGAAAATCCATACATTCCATCGCCTTTGGAAATCAAGTGGTTCCTGTTTCTCGAATCGAAAGCACTGTAGGCTTTGACCTTCATAATCCCTTCAGTCTTTGGAAGTATCCCGATGAGGGATTACTCAACAAACAGCATAAACATCAAATACTTGAAGAATTTTTCTCCCTGCATGAACCATCGGCATCTCACTTGCTGACCACTAGGAAAGCGCATGCCCAGACCATGACGGTCATCCACAATAGACCCGATTGGCAGATGTTTGATAACCGCCCAGAATAAAAAGCGGATGAGTCGAA
Encoded here:
- a CDS encoding sigma-54 dependent transcriptional regulator yields the protein MTERERILLVDDDEGLLPLLKMRLAAMGFSVTACTKGEEAFAEARRTVFDLAITDLRLGDMDGLTVMEELLRLHPNLPVLILTAHGSIPNAVEAMQKGAFGYLTKPFDDKELKVYLEKALTQQRMSREIQRLKLLVKELYGLENVVARSAPMQTLLQQVARVADTDATISLSGETGTGKELIARVIHCNSRRARGPFVPVNCGAIPETLIESELFGHAKGAFTGAIQAKRGLFQSADGGTLFLDEIGETPLSLQVKLLRAIQEREVFEVGSTRPTKVDVRIITATNKDLGQAVKGGAFREDLYYRIQVVPLAIPPLRERRDDIPVLAQHFLQQSAKRLNKQVRGFLPDAMHKLMVHTWPGNVRELENTIEKAVIMTTQDQIVPDLIPDYAPAQGESGPKPLTEAKEEFEKNYLKEILRLTGGNISRAAQIAGRYRADFYKLLRKYGLHPSDSKTDQPEQAEHKQEV
- a CDS encoding ATP-binding protein; protein product: MAGVNVYALLQLRQLTSLSTDLVAYHTPAIESAKRLTSSLYAQLRSEKKFWVLHDEVFLREFDEEAAEFTRNLSTLLQQDPAQEGQQLLGKTQRLYEAYRRLLREATPRPLPRASLPDDRYTSRRDALVDGVADSLDAYVGLHEALMRTVVNESRTRSAQAEAIMRRLVVVAILLGLGLAAVASYSILRPLRRVQDHIRQIGQGKFGETVQVEAPSDLRELVETVNWMGKKLQELDDMKADFLAHISHELRTPLASIREGTHLLLDEIPGPLSPNQRETLQIMQDSSQRLIRLISTLLDLSKIEAGLMQYQIVLTDLAQVAENSVGKVRLLAEGKRIQLLTEAPHERTWVPMDGARIEQVVDNLLSNALKFSPDGACVGLHIEMDRKKNLVLVSVSDTGAGIPSEDLPHIFDRFYQGRTSARSQLAGSGLGLAFAKRVVEAHGGRIWAESEPGKGTTVTFTLPLTQPRSVA